The window AAGATGATATATGATTCTCTCTACCACTTTGTGATTTACATACTTTAAGTTCCACCTTTAAACCAACAAAGTCACACTGTTCTAATCGATCTCGTGTCGTACGAAACTTATCCACCAATTCATTGGTCGGATCGAACATTTGTATGAGTCCTTGAATCACATCTTTATTAACAGTTTTTTGATCTTCAACATTGACCCAACGTAGCCTATTATTCACTTCATTTACGATGTCGTAAATGTAGAGTTGGCAATACTTTGGTCGTTGGCCATCATCCGATATTAACTACCTAAAGACATGATGATTCTGTCCGTTCAATCTATAAATATAAGGACCTCTGCCATTGTGTATAGAGTTGTCAACATTTCCACCAGTTGACGTAAAAGAAAACATGATATTGTATAACCAGATGCTACGCTGAAAGTCAGCTGCGGTTTCTTTGTTATTATACAATTGCAGCAAGTACTCGGGAGTTGGAGGAGTAGGGGGAAGCCTAAGATCACCCTTTTTACAGCATATTGAGAATAATAGAATTCCTTTGGTAACATTCTTATTTGTGCGTTCAACTTTCCAAAGGCGCGCATTGCATTTTGAACATATACATTCGGGACTACCAAGGCTAACATATTCCTTTGGTATAACTTTGGAAGCCTTTAATTGTCTTTGCTCTACAACATCTGAAAAAACATAAGTCTGTTCAACAAACAGTCACATATGCAAAAATGTATTCAAGTAAAAAACATTGCTATCATAAACAGTGACATAGTATGCACTAACCACTTTCAGATTCTACATCCATTGAAGGGTTGTAGTTTTCATCAGTGCTGGAATAACCTGTTACAATGAAGGTTGAATAAACTTAAATTTACACATACGAATTGGCAGAGAGCACCAACCATGAGAAAGTAGTTAAAATACTAACCAACTAAGTAGTCACTGCCAAATTCATCAGAAAACTCAGGATCTTGAACAATAGAATACTCTAAAATAAAGATGATGACATTGAATAAAAACCTCtctttacaaaataataaaatattaccaaAAAAGTGACATATAAAGCATACCAATGTCATCGTCTGCCtgatatttgtttttttgaagATTTTGAGATGACATATCTGTGAAAAAGGCCTCTTGTGGTGCCTCCAAACTTAATCCTACTCATTCGAGATTTAGACCTTGTGCGACTAATTGTTTCGTTTTCAACAATGTTAGTAATATTAGACAACGGAGTTCTTGTTGTAGAGTTGCCATTTTGTGAGAACCTAGTAACTAAACCTCTTCTTAAAGCCTTACAAACAGACAAATTTGTATACTTtagaatcaaataaaaatagtcATTAAACAAAGTGCTCTACTACAGGAATGTAAACCTTCATATGATAAATAGCTGTTGCATTGATTAAAAGTCTCGAGACTTGCTTGTGTTGGGCATGACGAAGCTGCATGAGGTATACATGTGAGACTTGGTTTGAATACATAGTAAAGCCTATCATTGCAAtcgaaaacataataatttgagGATACCATAGTTATCAGGAGTGAATGGAGACAAAGGAATGAATGGTTGTCAGGAGTTAATGGAGACCATGGTATTTGTTGAATGTAATTAggaaaacataataatttgagGATACCATAGTTATCAGGAGTGAATGGAGACAAAGGAATGAATGGTTGTCAGGAGTTAATGGAGACCATGGTATTTGTTGAATGTAATTAGGAGGAAGAACATAAAGATTTAATCATCACTAATGTAGACactaatttgaaatttgaaaattgaattcttaaaaaaatgaaaagaattacAGCTTGCAAGTGCTGGGTTGTCCTTGTAGCCGGTGATGCGGAGAATGATGGCTgtagttttccaaattttacaaaatattggcTGGAATTCAAAAATTACAGATTGATGGCTGGACTTTTCCTCCGCGTTTTAATAAGGTGGCTGCCGTCAAGATCTGTTAAATTTAAACCGttaaatctaaaaaaataaaaaaaaagaagggtAAAAATGGATTTCTACACAAATTTATGCGCAGCCGCCTGGAACTCCACACCTCCTCCAACCTTCACCCGAGTTTACCCCTCCGACAGAAACCAGCACCCCTGCTCCCCGCTCTACTGATTCTGGCAAACACCAGTCTCCACCAACAGCTAAACCTACACCCCTCAGCCACTAACAACTCCGACGATTACATTGCTAAAAACTATAAGTTCAAGAAACAAATACATCTAAAAGGATTACCAATAACTCATCTTTCAATCTacaaaaatcacataaaaattCACTTAATCAGTTCAAATTATGAATTCAAAAAACAGGTTCATCTGAAAAGATCATCAACAACCCAACTTCAATTCATCCATTTTCCACAAAACTCAATTTACAAAATCCCCTaaaaatctcaatcaatcaaatACAACACTAAAATCacaaattcaagaaaaaaagagagagagagaaacaaaAGAAAACCTGGCAATTTCACGGTCAATTCCACTAGTAGATGCAGTGATAATACAAGTGAAATCTTTGGggagaagaggaagaggaatCGGATTCTCAAGATGACTAGCCATGATTCTCTCAAACAACATCTCATAAATCACATTAAACCATCCTCTTAACCATTCAATCCAGCCCAACCCCTTCTTCTTCATTAAGTTGCTTATACTCTCTTCTCCACTGACACTCATGTTTTTTCAATCAGAGTTCTTGTTCTTCTTCGTTAGCTCTATCTTGACTGCACAGTAATACATATGTTTGTGCGTAAGAAACCACTTTTAcccttctttttctttattttttttgggcTTAACGCCTAAATTTAACGGACCTTGACGGCGCTATCTTATTAAAATACGAAGGTAAAGTCCAGCCACCAATCTGTAATTTTTGGACTCCAGCcaacattttataaaatttggaaaactacAGCCACCACTTTGTCGTTTACTCcaacttttataataattgtctatacatattatattatccatatatatattagatcaTCCAAACTCATGCTACCATTATAATGAGTTAATACCGAACAAATTCTCCATTTAAcccaatatattttcataattgaATCAATGATCACCATTAATTGAGACACAAACGTCCATCCGTCAATGAGTCTTGTAGTATAGGATGTTATATACTAAGGTGTGTTCATTTGCATGGAATAGAATGAGggagaatgaaattacaaatattctagaaattttatggagaaagaagaaagtatgagataatagtGACTAAATATAAATCGGTTTAAATTTATTGTGATAAAGAAGACAAGTAAAGATTATTTAGAAATGGAATGAGAATTTCTTCTATAACATGTGGataagaattatatttaaaatagtagaAATGGATTGATAGTGAAGGATTGAAAGTTATAGATATTTTATCTAATAACACTgaatacaaaattcattccattttcTACCATTCCATTCTATCCAAATAAACACAACTTGATTATCTACCTTGTTGGCAACCGTTTTGGGACAATTCTTGACAGCAAGGAGCATAACTAGTATTTATTCACTACTACGAACATAAGGAAAACCAGGATTATGGACAGGCTTGCTATGTTAATCATTACGATAGAAGAATAGTAAATTTACTATCTTTATTTATGGATCACAAACAGAACCAACAACAATTATGAGAAGAATCACCAAACACAATTACACAGAGAGAAACTTAAATCCTAGCTTTAAAATTTTCCGGCAGGAATAGGAGGGATACTTTGCTCATGTCTAAAGAAATTTTCAGGATCCACCACTGATTTGATTTTAACCAACCTGTCAAAATTGTTCTTGAAGTAGCGTTTTCCCCATTTACTTGCCCGTTTGTAGCTTGTGATGCCTTTGGGGTTGTTCGTCCCCATGGTTAGGTCAACATAATTAACATATGCACTTCTCGGATTCTTGGTAACATAAGGAGTCAAATATTTTGCCAACTTTTTGATCCATTTCATGCGAATAGCTTCATCTGTATCCGTTTCTGCAAACCGGTTAAACTTGAACCAGGTTCCAGCTCTATAAGGAAACGGCAGTGCAGACTCCGAAACTTCATCCATTCTTCCTCCATAAGGTGTAAACTGCAAAGTTACTTTTGTTGGAGGCAGTTCATACATGAGATCCCATATACCTTCTAGCCCTTCTACTGGAATTGGTACTTCAGTGTAGTCATTATTCGATTTGAAAGCGGGTCGAGGTAGAACTGTCAAGTCTAGCAATATTTCAGGAGGCGTGAACAAAGGAAATCCTGACATGTACACCATGGCCTGAATCCAGCTTACTTCAAAACAATCTTCTCGTTTCACACCAAGCTCCGGGAACTGGCCTTCCATCGCGGAGAGCATCCCATCAGCTCGGCCCAAGTATAAGGCCTCGAATAAGAAGGTCATCGTTTTCTTATCGGCTCTAGCACTTGCATTGCTCAGGACACACTGTCCATCCGCCTTGATTTCAAGCTCTTTCGGGAGCCTCGGTGCAACTTCTTGGTACTTGTAGAAAATGCTTGTCAAATTTTGCTCTATTGTTCTGAAAACTTTGTAAACGGTCACAATTTTCGGAACTTTAATTAGTTTTACTTTCCAGGAAAGAACAACTCCAAAGCTACCACCGCCACCTCCTCTAATAGCCCAAAACCAATCTTCTCCCATTGATTTCCTATCCAAAATCCTCCCATAGGCATCGATCAACCGAGCATCGATGACGTGATCTGCAGCAAGCCCGTGTTTTCGCATCATTATACCATAACCCCCTCCACTTAAAATCCCTCCCACACCAACATTCGCAAATAAACCAGATGGAAATCCAAGAGTATCACTCTTCTGTCCGATCCTGTAGTAAAGTTCACCATTAGTCAAACCCGAACCGATCCACGCAGTCTCGGTTTCAGCATCAAAGCTAAATAACTTGAGATTAATAATATCGAGTACAACGAAAGGGACATGCGAAACATAAGAAAGGCCCTCGAAGCTATGACCACCACTCCGAATCCTCATTTCCAGGCCATATTTCTTGGAGCACCGAATCACGGTTTGGATCTGCGATTCGTTTACTGGCCTTATAATGACTAGAGGTTTCGGTGTGTCAGGTTTTTCAAAACGCAAATTATTGATGGTGGAGTTCAAGACTGGAATGAAGGAAGAATTTTGAGGGGTGTATACAAGGCCGGAAATCTCAGGAGAGTAACGGTTGATGCACTTGAGGAATTTTTTCGGAGGATTTTTATCTTTTGATACGGCAGCTGATGATGCACATGAGATTGTTAACATCAACAACACAAAACAAATGGAAACGCTACTCTTCATTTTGGGTCACCAGAACAATAAAAGTTTCAGAGTACTGTTTGATATGTAAGTTTGATGAGAGCTGCATGGTATTTATAGTGCATACATGAGGTTCAATGATTAAGACATTTTGTTGATTAGCAGTTTAGATCTACGATTTCTTGACAACTTCAACATGCAGTGTGAATATCTTTTTAGATAAAATTTAACTATAAATTAAGGTAAAAATGCCAGATAGATGTCACCCACAAAGACCGGGCCCTTTTTTTTTCCCTCACTGCCATGGCCATTTAATATTCACTTAGAAATATAGGAAAAAATATTTGATCGCAATTTTTGCATCATATATCTTGAAAGAGTAATGCTACATGCACATAAACGGATATAAAATTTCTGTACAGAATGGCGTGGCAGTGCCACCTCCGCGTTTCATTAATGACTCTTGTCTGCCACTATACCCTTATACATCTACTttcttttaatatgatttttttttacacaaaatAAGAGCGATTTCATTAAGTAGAACATAATACAGTGGAGAAAAACCCCCAACTGACCATACAACCAGATTGGAAAACAAATAACACACTAAAAACAATTAGttgatttgtttcctgatcaTTTGACatatagaatttaaaaaaaattttaagctAAAAATGAAATCAGAGACCTTTCAAGCGATCCAAACTGCACCTACATCACAAAAACCAGTaacatcacaattgaccttatCACATAAAAGCTATTCTTAGAGCAATGTTGAAAAACCATAATCTCATAAACTGAGATTGGAGGAGAGGCACCGCAGCTATCTACATGCTGGATACTAGCtgtagacatgccgaaagtgtaaaTCCCAAATAGAagaacaatctttgattgtgaaaggtgagcttttGCCATAATAACCACCGGCTGATATTTGACGTGGGCTTTCCACACCCCCAAAGACATCAATAAAATCATTGTCAATAAATCCAACATCGAATCAATTCAAACATAACTAAAGAGAAACATAACAAAATACTCCAAAAGACACACAAACTAAACACACTCGAAAaggagagacacacaaacaccccAAATATTGGATTTTACGGAAAGAAAAT of the Daucus carota subsp. sativus chromosome 4, DH1 v3.0, whole genome shotgun sequence genome contains:
- the LOC108217910 gene encoding uncharacterized protein LOC108217910 isoform X2 gives rise to the protein MSSQNLQKNKYQADDDIEYSIVQDPEFSDEFGSDYLVGYSSTDENYNPSMDVESESDVVEQRQLKASKVIPKEYVSLGSPECICSKCNARLWKVERTNKNVTKGILLFSICCKKGDLRLPPTPPTPEYLLQLYNNKETAADFQRSIWLYNIMFSFTSTGGNVDNSIHNGRGPYIYRLNGQNHHVFR
- the LOC108217910 gene encoding uncharacterized protein LOC108217910 isoform X1 codes for the protein MRCCLRESWLVILRIRFLFLFSPKISLVLSLHLLVELTVKLPEYSIVQDPEFSDEFGSDYLVGYSSTDENYNPSMDVESESDVVEQRQLKASKVIPKEYVSLGSPECICSKCNARLWKVERTNKNVTKGILLFSICCKKGDLRLPPTPPTPEYLLQLYNNKETAADFQRSIWLYNIMFSFTSTGGNVDNSIHNGRGPYIYRLNGQNHHVFR
- the LOC108217045 gene encoding berberine bridge enzyme-like 24, with protein sequence MKSSVSICFVLLMLTISCASSAAVSKDKNPPKKFLKCINRYSPEISGLVYTPQNSSFIPVLNSTINNLRFEKPDTPKPLVIIRPVNESQIQTVIRCSKKYGLEMRIRSGGHSFEGLSYVSHVPFVVLDIINLKLFSFDAETETAWIGSGLTNGELYYRIGQKSDTLGFPSGLFANVGVGGILSGGGYGIMMRKHGLAADHVIDARLIDAYGRILDRKSMGEDWFWAIRGGGGGSFGVVLSWKVKLIKVPKIVTVYKVFRTIEQNLTSIFYKYQEVAPRLPKELEIKADGQCVLSNASARADKKTMTFLFEALYLGRADGMLSAMEGQFPELGVKREDCFEVSWIQAMVYMSGFPLFTPPEILLDLTVLPRPAFKSNNDYTEVPIPVEGLEGIWDLMYELPPTKVTLQFTPYGGRMDEVSESALPFPYRAGTWFKFNRFAETDTDEAIRMKWIKKLAKYLTPYVTKNPRSAYVNYVDLTMGTNNPKGITSYKRASKWGKRYFKNNFDRLVKIKSVVDPENFFRHEQSIPPIPAGKF